In the genome of Microthrixaceae bacterium, one region contains:
- the tsaB gene encoding tRNA (adenosine(37)-N6)-threonylcarbamoyltransferase complex dimerization subunit type 1 TsaB codes for MLILGLESATAQVGCAIGGHEGVLASSHSARGKRHAENLTPAIDFVCRQARVELQEISCVAVDNGPGLFTGLRVGVASGKAIAQALRVPMIAVSSLDLLAFPLRYTDRRIAAVIDARRGEVFWAFYRQVPGGVQRLGEPTVGSPDELAAELLAQPGETLLAGDGAIRYADRFIDRADIEVAGGDHAYPSARSLVQLAHARALREDWVRPQEIELNYLRKPDAEINWTTREGA; via the coding sequence ATGTTGATCCTCGGATTGGAGAGCGCCACCGCCCAGGTCGGTTGTGCCATCGGCGGCCACGAAGGGGTGCTGGCCTCGTCGCATTCGGCCCGGGGCAAGCGCCATGCCGAGAACCTGACCCCGGCCATCGACTTCGTGTGCCGCCAGGCCCGCGTCGAGCTGCAGGAGATCTCCTGTGTGGCCGTGGACAACGGGCCGGGACTGTTCACCGGACTTCGGGTGGGGGTGGCCTCGGGCAAGGCCATCGCACAGGCCCTGCGGGTCCCGATGATCGCGGTGTCGAGCCTGGACCTGTTGGCCTTTCCGTTGCGTTACACCGACCGGCGCATCGCGGCGGTGATCGATGCCCGCCGTGGCGAGGTGTTCTGGGCCTTCTACCGCCAGGTCCCCGGCGGGGTTCAGCGGCTAGGCGAACCGACGGTGGGTTCACCCGATGAGCTGGCCGCCGAACTGCTGGCCCAACCGGGGGAGACCTTGCTGGCCGGAGACGGGGCCATCCGTTACGCCGACCGATTCATCGATCGAGCCGACATAGAAGTGGCCGGCGGAGACCACGCCTACCCGTCGGCGCGTTCGCTGGTACAGCTCGCCCATGCCCGGGCCTTGCGCGAAGACTGGGTCCGGCCCCAGGAGATTGAGCTGAACTACCTGCGCAAGCCCGATGCCGAGATCAACTGGACTACCCGGGAGGGGGCGTGA
- the groES gene encoding co-chaperone GroES, producing the protein MSLKPLEDRIVVKPGDAEETTASGLVIPDTAKEKPQQGEVLAVGEGRWDEDGENRIPMDIKVGDTVVYSKYGGTEITVDGQDVLILNARDVLAIVEK; encoded by the coding sequence ATGTCCCTGAAGCCGCTCGAAGACCGCATCGTCGTCAAGCCCGGCGACGCCGAAGAGACCACCGCCAGCGGCCTGGTCATCCCCGACACCGCCAAGGAGAAGCCCCAGCAGGGCGAGGTGCTCGCCGTGGGTGAAGGCCGTTGGGACGAGGACGGCGAGAACCGCATCCCCATGGACATCAAGGTCGGCGACACCGTCGTCTACTCCAAGTACGGCGGCACCGAGATCACCGTCGATGGCCAGGACGTGCTGATCCTGAATGCCCGCGACGTCCTCGCCATCGTCGAGAAGTGA
- the tsaE gene encoding tRNA (adenosine(37)-N6)-threonylcarbamoyltransferase complex ATPase subunit type 1 TsaE: MLVRTGSPDQTKALAQALAGLCRAGDVVVLAGEMGAGKTAFTQGFALGLGVSDSVTSPTFTIVREYPGERLDLHHLDVYRLDQIREVLELGVGEMLDEDAVMVVEWGDAVLPALGEHILEVRITFGEGDDDRRLEVSARGSRWQARTRLLAETVQRWCDQEGQGQKC; this comes from the coding sequence GTGCTCGTTCGCACCGGATCCCCCGACCAGACCAAGGCACTGGCCCAAGCCTTGGCCGGGCTGTGCCGGGCAGGAGACGTGGTGGTGCTGGCCGGTGAGATGGGGGCCGGCAAGACCGCCTTCACCCAGGGGTTCGCACTGGGACTCGGGGTGTCGGACTCGGTGACCAGCCCCACTTTCACCATCGTGCGCGAGTACCCAGGGGAGCGCCTCGACCTGCACCATCTCGACGTGTACCGGCTCGACCAGATTCGTGAGGTCCTCGAGCTTGGCGTAGGCGAGATGCTCGACGAGGACGCGGTGATGGTCGTGGAATGGGGCGACGCCGTGCTTCCCGCCCTGGGTGAGCACATCTTGGAGGTGCGCATCACCTTCGGCGAAGGTGATGACGACCGGCGCCTGGAGGTGTCGGCTCGAGGTAGTCGGTGGCAGGCCCGCACCCGACTGCTGGCTGAGACCGTTCAACGCTGGTGTGACCAGGAGGGTCAGGGACAGAAATGTTGA
- a CDS encoding VanZ family protein — protein sequence MSTQAFAGVVAIVGGVIIAVLAFVPMAAVTYRRRGQLTRRDLANLLVSAVYGLSLWTYTLLPLPASDDFECREAITRPEQVLDIIRAHPHHTLLDLARNPMVMQIALNVALFVPLGVLLRVRARRGVFTAALVGLAMSLAIEVTQHTGLWGIYDCAYRYFDISDLISNPTGAVVGSVLAAMVAGRRPAPLPRVTPRLTRGRRVVALVSDLLVVALLGSLTVVLWRAWQFLGITETSPLIAQRQALIQWGLPLAVQTISVVGWGTTIGERVVQVRTQTHRRTWALPARLIKLSTGVGALAVLGAGVIPGSGWLLLGLTTAHLAAVAMPGGRGLSNTLARLDLVLDSTTGPSAEGSASTPAAS from the coding sequence ATGTCCACTCAGGCTTTCGCCGGCGTCGTCGCCATCGTCGGCGGGGTGATCATCGCCGTGCTGGCGTTCGTGCCGATGGCGGCGGTGACCTACCGGAGGCGGGGCCAGCTCACCCGCCGTGACCTGGCCAACCTGTTGGTGTCAGCGGTCTACGGGTTGTCGCTGTGGACCTACACGCTGCTGCCGTTGCCGGCGAGCGATGACTTCGAGTGCCGTGAGGCCATCACCCGTCCTGAACAGGTCCTCGACATCATCCGTGCCCACCCCCACCACACACTGTTGGACCTGGCCCGCAACCCGATGGTGATGCAGATCGCCCTCAACGTGGCCCTGTTCGTCCCACTCGGAGTCCTTCTGCGGGTACGGGCGCGCCGAGGCGTGTTCACCGCCGCATTGGTGGGGTTGGCGATGTCGTTGGCCATCGAGGTGACCCAGCACACCGGCCTGTGGGGCATCTACGACTGCGCCTACCGCTACTTCGACATCAGCGACCTGATCTCCAACCCCACCGGTGCGGTGGTGGGTTCCGTCCTCGCCGCAATGGTCGCCGGCCGCAGGCCTGCCCCCCTTCCCCGGGTCACACCGCGCCTGACTAGGGGGCGACGGGTGGTCGCTCTGGTCAGTGACCTGCTGGTCGTCGCCCTGCTGGGCTCGCTCACCGTCGTCCTGTGGCGCGCCTGGCAGTTCCTGGGAATCACCGAGACCTCGCCCCTCATCGCCCAGCGCCAAGCCCTCATCCAGTGGGGCCTCCCGCTCGCCGTCCAGACCATCTCGGTAGTCGGCTGGGGGACGACGATCGGTGAGCGGGTGGTCCAGGTCCGCACCCAAACCCACCGCCGGACCTGGGCCCTGCCCGCTCGCCTGATAAAGCTGAGCACCGGGGTCGGGGCTCTGGCGGTGCTCGGGGCTGGGGTAATCCCCGGCTCGGGCTGGCTTCTGCTTGGCCTCACTACCGCCCACCTGGCCGCCGTCGCCATGCCCGGCGGGCGGGGCCTGTCCAACACCCTGGCCCGCCTCGATCTAGTTCTCGACTCGACCACCGGGCCCTCCGCTGAGGGGTCAGCGTCGACCCCGGCGGCCAGCTGA
- a CDS encoding alpha/beta hydrolase: MSRILNRHTARTIGLLGAGAAVGAAAIGLYRSTHPAEASGPVSPDPGRNRPPLPPHLFEMPDGVTEGDVPTPDGGTIHYAEKGSGRALVLLHGVTLRHDVWSPQFHQLADRYRVIAVDLRGHGRSQPGSLGLGLPRLATDLATLLTELNLRDSIVVGHSMGGMTVMRFCGDHPDVLAERVAGLALVATAGHQAVPPYMEGMARRVLASGRGQIDRGAGLPTRKVVGRPAVRMVFGDRPHPRAVDIVHEMTTSMHDGHLIDSLLGIVEHDARDALAATRTPSVVVVGTRDLLTPVPAGRAIARVMPGSEFVVLPRAGHQLMQERPDELAELIDALVARVEGQVASVAEAVAADDRPVEADQVEAAGGPF, from the coding sequence GTGAGCAGGATCTTGAACCGTCATACCGCCCGTACCATCGGGCTGCTCGGGGCCGGGGCCGCGGTGGGCGCTGCCGCCATCGGCCTCTACCGGTCGACCCACCCAGCAGAAGCTTCGGGGCCGGTGTCCCCCGATCCGGGCCGTAACCGGCCGCCGCTCCCGCCGCACCTGTTCGAGATGCCCGACGGCGTGACCGAAGGCGATGTGCCCACCCCGGACGGCGGCACCATCCACTACGCCGAGAAGGGTTCCGGGCGGGCGCTGGTCTTGCTCCACGGCGTGACGCTCCGCCACGACGTCTGGTCGCCTCAGTTCCACCAGCTCGCCGACCGCTATCGGGTCATCGCCGTGGACCTGCGCGGCCACGGTCGATCACAGCCTGGTTCGCTGGGTCTGGGTCTACCCCGATTGGCCACCGACCTGGCCACCCTGCTGACCGAACTGAACCTGCGAGATTCGATCGTCGTCGGCCACTCGATGGGCGGGATGACCGTCATGAGGTTCTGCGGCGACCATCCCGACGTGCTGGCCGAACGGGTGGCCGGCTTGGCCCTGGTCGCCACCGCTGGCCACCAGGCCGTCCCGCCCTACATGGAAGGGATGGCCCGACGAGTTCTGGCCAGCGGTCGTGGCCAGATCGATCGCGGTGCAGGCCTTCCCACCCGCAAGGTGGTGGGTCGCCCCGCGGTCAGGATGGTGTTCGGCGACCGACCTCACCCGCGGGCAGTGGACATCGTCCACGAGATGACCACCTCCATGCACGACGGTCACCTGATCGACTCACTCCTCGGGATCGTCGAACACGACGCCCGTGACGCGCTGGCGGCCACCCGAACCCCATCGGTGGTGGTGGTGGGAACCAGGGACCTCCTCACCCCGGTTCCGGCCGGACGGGCCATCGCCCGTGTAATGCCGGGCTCGGAGTTCGTGGTGCTACCCCGGGCCGGGCATCAGCTCATGCAGGAACGTCCCGATGAGTTGGCCGAGCTGATCGACGCCCTCGTGGCCCGTGTCGAAGGGCAGGTTGCCTCGGTAGCCGAAGCGGTGGCCGCCGACGACCGGCCAGTGGAGGCCGATCAGGTGGAAGCGGCCGGGGGTCCGTTCTGA
- a CDS encoding ADP-ribosylglycohydrolase family protein translates to MAGTAEDRAVGALVGLAVGDAVGTTLEFKPPGTFTPITDMVGGGPFRLKPGQFTDDTSMAMCLAESILHAGDLDPADQLSRYVEWWRNGYWSSTGICFDIGGTTTRALSRFESYGSVIDADTNPEDAANGSLMRLAPVPIRWWTDVAEAAERSGRSSTTTHAAARPVDACRAYGAMIAATIAGTPFDDVLDPGFWHYGELHPAVEEVVRGSWRTKQPPAIRGTGYVVDAMEAALWAVAGADDFAAAVLRAANLGDDADTTAAIAGQLAGARFGCSGIPPRWRDLLSEGDRIAAIAADLFRAGGGGS, encoded by the coding sequence CTGGCCGGAACGGCCGAGGATCGGGCCGTCGGGGCCCTGGTCGGGCTGGCGGTTGGGGACGCCGTCGGCACCACTCTCGAGTTCAAGCCTCCGGGCACCTTCACCCCGATCACCGACATGGTGGGAGGCGGACCGTTCCGGCTGAAGCCCGGGCAGTTCACCGACGACACGTCGATGGCCATGTGCCTGGCCGAGTCGATCCTGCACGCCGGTGACCTCGATCCCGCCGATCAGCTCAGCCGCTACGTCGAATGGTGGCGCAACGGCTACTGGTCCTCCACCGGCATCTGCTTCGACATCGGCGGCACGACCACCCGGGCCCTAAGCCGCTTCGAGAGTTACGGCTCCGTGATCGACGCCGACACCAACCCTGAGGACGCCGCCAACGGGTCGCTCATGCGACTGGCCCCGGTACCGATTCGTTGGTGGACCGATGTGGCCGAGGCTGCCGAACGTTCCGGCCGGTCCAGCACCACCACCCATGCCGCCGCTCGCCCGGTAGATGCCTGCCGGGCCTACGGAGCGATGATCGCCGCCACCATTGCGGGCACGCCGTTCGACGATGTGCTCGACCCCGGTTTCTGGCACTACGGCGAACTGCATCCCGCTGTCGAGGAAGTCGTCCGCGGGTCGTGGCGCACCAAGCAACCACCCGCCATCCGGGGCACCGGGTACGTGGTCGATGCCATGGAAGCGGCGCTGTGGGCAGTGGCCGGGGCCGACGACTTCGCCGCCGCGGTGCTGCGTGCCGCCAACCTGGGCGACGACGCCGACACCACCGCCGCCATCGCCGGGCAGTTGGCCGGCGCTCGTTTCGGTTGTTCCGGCATCCCGCCGCGGTGGCGGGATCTGTTGAGCGAAGGTGACCGCATCGCCGCGATCGCCGCAGATCTGTTCCGAGCCGGAGGAGGAGGCTCGTGA
- the tsaD gene encoding tRNA (adenosine(37)-N6)-threonylcarbamoyltransferase complex transferase subunit TsaD: MIHLASDPDSTVDASTTILGIETSCDETAASVVVGGHIVRSSVVSSQVDIHARFGGVVPEIASRAHVDLLTPVIAEALVEAGVDGPGLDAVAATVGPGLVGSLLVGVSTAKALALVWDVPFVAVNHLEAHLYAALVEDPSLELPVVVLLVSGGHTMLVAMEGHGRYRLLGSTLDDAAGEAFDKVARYLGLGYPGGPAIDRIAMDGDPHAIAFPRAMMADGLDFSFSGLKTAVINHVRKHPDAATADVAASFQEAVVDVLVAKARRAAAQIGAKGLVLGGGVAANSLLRERFLSACVEDGVHGFLPSRAMCTDNAAMVAAAAWWRLGSDGPSGLDHGADPNLKLPLLT; this comes from the coding sequence ATGATCCATCTCGCTTCCGACCCCGACTCGACCGTCGACGCGTCCACCACCATCCTGGGCATCGAGACCTCGTGCGACGAGACCGCGGCCTCGGTGGTGGTCGGCGGGCACATCGTCCGCTCGTCGGTGGTGTCCAGTCAGGTCGACATCCACGCCCGTTTCGGTGGTGTGGTGCCCGAGATCGCCAGCCGGGCCCACGTCGACCTGTTGACCCCGGTCATCGCCGAAGCCTTGGTAGAAGCTGGCGTCGATGGCCCGGGCCTCGATGCGGTGGCGGCCACAGTCGGTCCCGGCCTGGTCGGTTCGCTCCTGGTCGGGGTCAGTACCGCCAAGGCCTTGGCCCTGGTGTGGGATGTGCCGTTCGTGGCCGTCAACCACCTCGAGGCTCATCTGTACGCCGCTTTGGTGGAGGACCCGAGCCTGGAGCTGCCGGTGGTGGTGCTGCTGGTGTCGGGTGGTCACACGATGCTGGTGGCCATGGAGGGCCACGGTCGTTACCGGCTGCTCGGTTCCACCCTCGACGATGCCGCCGGCGAGGCCTTCGACAAGGTGGCTCGCTACCTCGGGCTCGGCTATCCCGGGGGTCCGGCCATCGACCGCATCGCCATGGACGGCGACCCTCACGCCATCGCCTTCCCTCGGGCCATGATGGCCGATGGTCTCGACTTCTCCTTCTCAGGCTTGAAGACCGCGGTCATCAACCACGTTCGTAAGCACCCCGATGCCGCCACCGCCGATGTGGCGGCCAGCTTCCAAGAAGCGGTGGTAGATGTGCTGGTGGCGAAGGCTCGGCGGGCCGCGGCCCAGATCGGCGCCAAGGGTCTGGTGTTGGGCGGTGGGGTGGCGGCCAACTCACTGCTGCGGGAACGGTTCCTGTCGGCGTGTGTTGAAGACGGGGTCCACGGCTTCTTGCCCAGCCGAGCCATGTGCACCGACAACGCCGCCATGGTGGCTGCTGCCGCGTGGTGGCGACTCGGATCGGACGGTCCCAGCGGTCTCGACCACGGAGCCGACCCCAACCTCAAGCTGCCGTTGCTCACCTAG
- a CDS encoding PaaI family thioesterase: MNAQAVNEMLAEFFPGAGASCAELGPDFAVASNPISDFSIRPGGFVSGPTQFAMADAALWYLTFVAIGRIEPMALTSELSIRFLRPAQGERIWARAQLNTATRRSVVGSVDIWMDDQQHRPTAVAQGTYVLPRT, from the coding sequence CTGAACGCTCAGGCAGTGAACGAGATGTTGGCCGAGTTCTTTCCCGGCGCGGGGGCATCGTGTGCCGAGCTGGGACCCGACTTCGCGGTGGCATCCAACCCGATCTCAGACTTCTCGATCCGTCCCGGGGGCTTCGTATCGGGACCCACGCAGTTCGCCATGGCCGATGCCGCCCTGTGGTACCTGACATTCGTGGCCATCGGCCGCATCGAGCCGATGGCTCTCACCTCGGAGCTGTCCATTCGCTTCCTGCGGCCGGCCCAAGGCGAACGGATCTGGGCCCGAGCCCAGCTCAACACCGCCACCCGCCGCTCGGTGGTCGGGTCCGTCGACATATGGATGGACGACCAGCAACACCGTCCGACCGCCGTCGCCCAGGGAACCTACGTCCTCCCCCGCACCTGA
- a CDS encoding TIGR03564 family F420-dependent LLM class oxidoreductase: MRYGINGSGRMISHGVAGLLDDMKTAEATGFSSYWVAQVGLIDALTAIAAHGDTGSAMELGTAVISTWERHPHTLAAQALTTQSLVGERLIVGIGVNHQPHVEASLRMEWDKPVRHMIDYLAILNDLLATGSASFQGEAWSFDGTAAKPSAGVPKVMIAALGPQMLKVAGRRTDGTILWCVGPKTIATHIAPLVNDAAAAADRPAPSVVCSIPVWVTDDPAPAREFLAMILANYATLPSYRAMMDIEGVEGLGDLSIVGNEEFVRDALGDIAACGATDFTAVPMGGNPDEEARTLAVLTEAMTSLEP, encoded by the coding sequence ATGCGCTACGGCATCAACGGGTCTGGCCGGATGATCTCCCACGGGGTGGCCGGGCTGCTCGACGACATGAAGACCGCCGAGGCGACGGGCTTCTCCAGCTATTGGGTAGCCCAGGTTGGTTTGATCGACGCCCTAACCGCGATAGCCGCCCACGGTGATACCGGTTCCGCCATGGAGCTGGGAACCGCCGTCATCTCCACATGGGAACGCCACCCCCACACCCTGGCGGCGCAGGCCCTCACCACCCAGTCGCTGGTGGGCGAGCGACTGATCGTGGGCATCGGGGTCAATCATCAGCCCCACGTTGAAGCCAGTCTGCGCATGGAATGGGACAAGCCGGTCCGTCACATGATCGATTACCTCGCCATCCTCAACGACCTGTTGGCCACGGGATCGGCGTCGTTCCAAGGAGAGGCCTGGTCGTTCGACGGGACCGCGGCAAAGCCATCGGCGGGAGTGCCCAAGGTGATGATCGCCGCGCTCGGTCCCCAGATGCTGAAGGTGGCCGGTCGACGCACTGACGGCACCATCTTGTGGTGCGTGGGCCCCAAGACCATCGCCACCCACATTGCCCCGCTCGTCAACGATGCTGCCGCGGCCGCTGATCGCCCGGCTCCATCCGTCGTGTGCTCGATTCCGGTTTGGGTAACCGATGACCCAGCCCCGGCCCGTGAGTTCCTGGCCATGATCCTGGCGAACTACGCCACCCTGCCCAGCTACCGGGCGATGATGGACATCGAGGGTGTGGAAGGCCTGGGCGACCTGTCGATCGTGGGCAACGAGGAGTTCGTGCGCGATGCCCTTGGAGATATCGCCGCCTGTGGAGCCACCGACTTCACCGCCGTGCCAATGGGTGGCAATCCTGACGAGGAGGCCCGCACCCTCGCAGTACTGACCGAGGCCATGACCTCTCTCGAGCCCTAG
- the groL gene encoding chaperonin GroEL (60 kDa chaperone family; promotes refolding of misfolded polypeptides especially under stressful conditions; forms two stacked rings of heptamers to form a barrel-shaped 14mer; ends can be capped by GroES; misfolded proteins enter the barrel where they are refolded when GroES binds), producing MSKILKFDEEARRGLEAGVNKLADAVKVTLGPKGRNVVLEKKFGAPTITNDGVSIAREIELEDPFENMGAQLVKEVATKTNDVAGDGTTTATVLAQALVREGLRNVTAGANPMALKRGIDTAVAAAVESIAEQAKEIDDRSEIAQVATISANNDKAIGEVLADAIDKVGKDGVVTVEESNTFGIDLEFTEGMQFDKGYLSPYFVTDPERQEAVLEDALVLFTESKIGSVQDLVPVLEKVMQTGKPLLIVAEDIEGEALATLVVNKIRGTFNSVAVKAPGFGERRKAMLGDMAILTGGQVISETVGLKLENTTLDLLGTARKVVITKDNTTIVEGGGSADDVDGRVAQIKREIDETDSDWDREKLQERLAKLAGGVAVVQVGAATEVELKEKKHRIEDALSATRAAIEEGIVPGGGTALVRARAAVAKVLETLSGDEATGARSVHRALDAPARMIADNAGLEGAVVVQQIERETGSIGLNAATGEFEDLVKAGVIDPAKVTRAALQNAASIASLLLTTEAIVADKPEDEPAGGGMPGGMGGMGGMGGMM from the coding sequence ATGTCCAAGATCCTGAAGTTTGACGAAGAGGCCCGTCGCGGCCTCGAGGCCGGTGTCAACAAGCTGGCCGACGCCGTCAAGGTGACCCTCGGCCCCAAGGGCCGCAACGTGGTGCTGGAGAAGAAGTTCGGCGCCCCCACCATCACCAACGACGGTGTCTCCATCGCCCGTGAGATCGAGCTCGAGGACCCCTTCGAGAACATGGGCGCCCAGCTCGTCAAGGAGGTCGCCACCAAGACCAACGACGTCGCCGGTGACGGCACCACCACCGCCACCGTGTTGGCCCAGGCGCTGGTCCGTGAGGGCCTCCGCAACGTGACCGCGGGCGCCAACCCCATGGCCCTCAAGCGGGGCATCGACACCGCCGTGGCTGCGGCGGTCGAGTCCATTGCCGAGCAGGCCAAGGAGATCGACGACCGCAGCGAGATCGCCCAGGTCGCCACCATTTCGGCCAACAACGACAAGGCCATCGGCGAGGTCCTCGCCGACGCCATCGACAAGGTCGGCAAGGACGGTGTGGTCACCGTCGAAGAGTCGAACACCTTCGGCATCGACCTCGAGTTCACCGAGGGCATGCAGTTCGACAAGGGCTACCTGTCGCCGTACTTCGTCACCGACCCCGAGCGTCAAGAGGCCGTGCTCGAGGACGCCTTGGTGCTGTTCACCGAATCCAAGATCGGCTCGGTCCAGGACCTCGTCCCGGTGCTCGAGAAGGTCATGCAGACCGGTAAGCCGCTGCTGATCGTGGCCGAGGACATCGAGGGCGAGGCCCTCGCCACCCTGGTGGTCAACAAGATCCGTGGCACCTTCAACTCCGTGGCCGTCAAGGCCCCCGGCTTCGGCGAGCGCCGCAAGGCGATGCTCGGCGACATGGCCATCCTCACCGGTGGTCAGGTGATCTCCGAGACCGTCGGTCTCAAGCTCGAGAACACCACGCTCGACCTGCTGGGCACCGCCCGCAAGGTCGTGATCACCAAGGACAACACCACCATTGTCGAGGGTGGCGGCTCCGCCGACGACGTCGACGGTCGGGTCGCCCAGATCAAGCGTGAGATCGACGAGACCGACTCGGACTGGGACCGCGAGAAGCTCCAGGAGCGCCTCGCCAAGCTGGCCGGCGGCGTCGCCGTCGTCCAGGTCGGTGCCGCCACCGAGGTGGAGCTCAAGGAGAAGAAGCACCGCATCGAAGACGCCCTGTCGGCCACCCGTGCCGCCATCGAGGAGGGCATCGTCCCCGGCGGTGGCACCGCCCTGGTCCGGGCCCGCGCCGCGGTGGCCAAGGTGCTCGAAACCCTCTCGGGGGACGAAGCCACCGGTGCCCGCTCGGTGCACAGGGCCCTCGACGCCCCGGCTCGCATGATCGCCGACAACGCCGGCCTCGAAGGTGCCGTCGTTGTCCAACAGATCGAGCGTGAGACCGGCAGCATCGGCCTCAACGCCGCCACCGGTGAGTTCGAGGACCTGGTCAAGGCCGGCGTCATCGACCCGGCCAAGGTGACCCGGGCCGCGTTGCAGAACGCGGCATCGATCGCCAGCTTGCTGCTCACCACCGAAGCCATCGTGGCCGACAAGCCCGAGGATGAGCCCGCTGGCGGCGGCATGCCCGGTGGCATGGGCGGTATGGGTGGCATGGGCGGAATGATGTGA
- a CDS encoding zinc ribbon domain-containing protein — MPTYDYRCLVCDRVFEKRTAMAVADDVSCPEGHSDVKRLMSVFAVSGKANPASSAAPSPAPSGGSCCGGGCGCG; from the coding sequence ATGCCCACCTACGACTACCGATGCCTGGTCTGTGACCGGGTGTTCGAGAAACGGACCGCCATGGCCGTCGCCGACGACGTGAGCTGTCCCGAAGGTCACTCCGACGTGAAACGGCTCATGTCGGTGTTCGCAGTGTCGGGCAAGGCAAACCCAGCGTCGTCGGCGGCGCCTTCTCCCGCCCCATCGGGCGGAAGTTGTTGCGGTGGCGGTTGCGGGTGCGGCTGA
- the rimI gene encoding ribosomal protein S18-alanine N-acetyltransferase has protein sequence MRRRHLRAVLEIERLVYPRPWSSRLFEDELDRSGRTYLVARVGATVVGYAGLLMIADDGHVATVAVHPDWQGQGLATRLLVELVHQALEMGANQLTLEVRVSNLAAQSVYRRFGFAPAGARKAYYADNGEDALVMWAHEVSGPDYAGRLSELAASFDPPTVRQGFAEPVPVPSGHPSRGSC, from the coding sequence ATGCGGCGTCGGCACCTGCGAGCAGTGCTCGAGATCGAACGCCTCGTGTACCCGCGCCCGTGGTCGTCGCGCCTGTTCGAGGACGAACTGGATCGGTCGGGGCGCACCTACCTGGTGGCCCGGGTCGGAGCCACCGTGGTGGGCTATGCCGGGTTGTTGATGATCGCCGATGACGGGCACGTCGCCACGGTGGCCGTCCACCCCGACTGGCAGGGCCAGGGTCTTGCCACCCGGCTACTGGTGGAGCTCGTCCACCAAGCCCTGGAGATGGGTGCCAACCAGCTCACCTTGGAGGTGCGGGTGTCCAACCTGGCGGCGCAGTCGGTTTACCGACGCTTCGGGTTCGCTCCGGCCGGGGCCCGCAAGGCGTACTACGCCGACAACGGAGAGGACGCCCTGGTCATGTGGGCCCACGAGGTGTCGGGTCCCGACTACGCCGGGCGACTGAGCGAGCTGGCAGCGTCGTTCGACCCGCCCACCGTCAGGCAGGGGTTTGCCGAGCCGGTCCCGGTACCGTCAGGGCATCCCTCCCGAGGTTCGTGCTGA